The sequence CATCTCGGTGACGAGATCGGCGATTTCGATCAGCTCGTCCTTGGCGTTGCGCCCGGTGAGGACGACATGCGTCATCTCAGGCTTCTGCGTCGTCAGGAATTCGACCACGTCGGCGATGTCGAGATAGTCGTAGCGCAGCGCGATGTTGATCTCGTCGAGCACGACCATGCGCAGGCTCGGATCGCGGATCAGTTCCTTGGCCTTCTCCCAGCCGGCGCGCGCTGCCGCGATGTCGCGCGCGCGGTCCTGCGTCTCCCAGGTGAAACCTTCGCCCATCGCGTGGAACTGGCACAGGTCGCCGAAATGGCCGGTGAGCAGGCGCCGCTCGCCGGTATCCCAGGCGCCCTTGATGAACTGCACGACCGCGCAGGGAAAGCCATGGGCGACACAGCGAACGATCATGCCGAAGGCCGAGGAGGACTTGCCCTTGCCGGCGCCGGTGTGGACGATGATGAGGCCTTTTTCGCCGCTCTTGGTCGCCATGATCTTGTCGCGGGCGGCCTTCTTCTTCGCCATTTTTTGGGCGTGGCGGGCGTCGGTTTCCTCGCCCGTTTGGGTCTCCGGTTCAGGCGTCATGGTCCCGGTCCTTCGGCTTGACAAGTGGCGGCCGGCGGCAAATGGTGGGCCGGCGTTGGTTCCTGTCCTATGACAGGCGAAGAGGGAATGCGATAGGGTCCGAATCGGCAAGATTTAGGTCCAAAATGCAGCCGCCCCCGCGACCGTGACCGGAGAGATGCCCGAAGCCACTGACTCCCGAAAGGGAATCGGGAAGGCGGGGATCGAAGGGCAAAACCCTGCTCCGCAAGCCGGGAGACCTGCCAGCGCGGACGATTTTGGACCGGCGGACGGGGTGTTCCGCGACGGGGAAACGGGCCTTTCGAAACCGGTCCGTGCGCCTCTTCGCTTCCCGCTGTTTATTCTGGAAGGGGCGATGACGGTCACACTTCACGTCTGTATTACCTGCCGCGCCGGCCAGACGCTTGGCGAGGGCGAGACGACGCCCGGCAAGCGGTTGCATGGTGCGATCCTCGACGCCGGCGTGCCCGACGGCGTCCAAGTGGTTCCCGTCGAATGCCTGTCGGCCTGCAGCCAGGGCTGTTCGGTCGCGCTCAGTGCGCCCGGCCGCTGGTCCTATGTCTATGGCCGCCTGTCGGATGCGAATGCGCACGACGTGGTCGCGGGCGCTGCAGCCTATGCGGCCGCGCCTGACGGGCTCGTGCCCTGGCGCAGCCGTCCGGAAATCTTCCGCAAGCAATCGCTTGCCCGCATTCCCCCCATTGCCGTCGTGCCGGAGGCCGCCGAATGAACTCGCTCGCAAAAGTCCCCGTCACGGTGGTCACCGGTTTCCTCGGCTCCGGCAAGACGACGCTGATCCAGCATCTGCTCGCCAATCCCGGCGGCAAGAAGCTTGCAGTGCTCGTCAACGAGTTCGGCAGCGAGGGCGTCGATGGCGAGATCCTGAAATCCTGCGCCGACGCCAATTGCCCGGAAGAGAACATCGTCGAGCTCGCCAATGGCTGCATCTGCTGCACCGTCGCCGACGATTTCATTCCGACCATGGAGCAGCTTTTGGCGCGGCCCGTGAAGCCCGATCACATCCTGATCGAGACGTCGGGCCTGGCACTGCCGAAGCCGCTTTTGAAGGCGTTCGACTGGCCGGAGATCCGTTCGCGCATCACGGTCGACGGCGTGATCGCGCTGGCCGATGCCGAAGCCGTCGCGGCCGGCCGTTTCGCGCCGGATCCGGCTGCGGTGGAAGCACAGCGCGCGGCGGACGAGAATCTCGATCACGAGACGCCGCTGTCGGAAGTGTTCGAGGACCAGATCGCCTGCGCCGACATCGTGCTGCTGACCAAGGCCGATCTTGCGGGCACGGCGGGAATCGAAGCGGCCAAGGCCGCGATCACCGCGGAGATGCCGCGCCCCGTGCCGATGCTGCCGGTCACAGACGGTGCAATCGACGCGCGCGTCATCCTCGGGCTCGGCGCTGCCGCGGAGAACGATCTCGCCGCGCGCCCCTCGCATCATGACGGCGAAGAGGAGCACGAGCATGACGACTTCGCGTCCGTTGTGATCGACCTTCCGGAGGTCTCGGACATCGACGCGCTCGTGGCATCCGTCCAGAAGCTGGCGCGCGAGCAGAACGTGTTGCGCACCAAGGGCTATATCGCCGTCGCGGGCAAGCCGATGCGCCTGTTGCTGCAGGCGGTCGGCGAGCGCGTGCGCCACCAGTTCGACAGGCCCTGGGGCGCGGGTGTCAGGCGGTCGAAACTCGTCGTGATCGGCGAGCACGGCGATATCGATGAAGCCGCGATCAAGGCGGGACTTGGTCTCTGATGCACGTCGTCTTCCGCGAGAGCCGCGGTCTCGAGGAGACTGCGACGCCAAGAGACATCGGCCAGGACCCGGCCGATCTCGTGGTGCTCTCGTATTCGGATTCCGACCTCGCGGCATTCGCGGCCGGCTGGCGGCGCGGCCGCAGCAGCCTGCCGTCGCTGCGGCTCGCCAACCTTGCGGAACTACGACATCCGTTGTCGGTCGACACCTATATCGAGCGCACGCTGTCGCAGGCGCGCGGCATCCTGGTGCGGCTGATCGGCGGTGAGTCCTACTGGCCGTATGGACTGGCGGCGCTCCAGCAACTGGCCAGGGATCGGGGCATCGTGCTCGCGGTGCTGCCGGCTGATGGTCGCGACGATATGCGGCTCGATGCGTACTCGACCTTGCCGGTCTCGACGCTGCGCCGGCTCAAGGTGCTCTGCGACACCGGCGGTCCGGTCGCCGCGCAAGCGGCGATCGCGCAGCTCGCGCTGGCCTCGGGCCTCTATGCGGGACCGGTTGTCGGCGAGATGACCGTGCCGGAGATGGGATTCTATGATCCCGCGCGCGGCGTCATTGCTGCGCCGGTGGGCGGCGAGGGGAGGCCGCGCGCGCTGGTGACCTTCTATCGCTCCTATCTCACCGCTGCCGACACCGGCCCGGTCGACGCCTTGATCGCCGCGCTGCGCGCGAAGGGGTTTGAGGCCTATGGTGCGTTCGTCACCTCGCTGAAGGCGGCGGGCGTTGCCGATTGGCTGCGCGCGCATCTGGCGCAAAATCCTGCGGCGGCGATCGTCAACGCGACGGCGTTCTCGGCCCTCGGCGACGATGGCGCGACGCCGTTCGATGCCGCATCGTGCCCGGTCTTCCAAGTCGCGCTCTCCACCGCGCGGCGGGAGGACTGGGCGGACTCGCTGCGTGGCTTGTCGCCGGGCGATCTCGCGATGCATGTCGTGCTGCCTGAAGTCGACGGCCGTCTGTTCGCGGGCGTGGTGAGCTTCAAATCCGCTGCGGAGCGCGATCCCGATCTGCAGTTCTCGCATCTGGCGCATCGGCCCGACGAGGAGCGTGTGAGCGCTGTTGCCGCGCGCGTTGCCGCCTGGCGCCGTCTTGCGGAGAAGCCGGCGGGCAAAAAGCGGCTGGCGATCGTGCTGTCGAACTATCCGGGTCGCCCGCACCAGATCGCACATGCCGTTGGGCTCGACGCGCTCGCGTCCGTCGAGGCCTTGATCTCCGATCTTTCGGAGGCCGGTTTCGATGTTGCGCCGGTCGAAGCGCTCGGCGAGACGCTGCTGAAGCAGAGTTTGTCCTGGAGCCTCGCCGATTATCGCACGGCGCTGCCGCGTTTGCCGCAATCCTTGCAGGATGATGTTGCGCAGGCCTGGGGCGTGCCGGAGCATGATCCGAGCTGCCGTGACGGCGCATTCCACTTCGCTGCGATCGCGTGCGGCAGGTCGATCATCGCGGTCCAGCCGGAGCGTGGCGATGCAGCCACGCGCGATGCCGAATATCACGATCTCGCCCGCACGCCGCGCCACGCCTATGTCGCGTTTTATCTCTGGCTCCGCGAGCAGGGCACCGATGCCGTCGTGCACATGGGAGCGCATGGCACGCTGGAATGGTTGCCCGGCAAATCCGTGGCCCTGTCGCAGGCGTGCTGGCCGGAAGCACTGATCGGCGATCGCCCCGTCATCTATCCCTTCATCGTCAACGATCCCGGCGAAGCCGCGCAGGCCAAGCGCCGCATCGGCGCCGTCAGCATCGGCCACCTTCCGCCGCCGCTTGAACAATCGGCAGTGCCGGAAGGCCTGCGCCGGCTCGAGCGCCTGCTCGACGAATATTCGACGGCCGATGGTCTCGATCC comes from Bradyrhizobium sp. CCGE-LA001 and encodes:
- the cobN gene encoding cobaltochelatase subunit CobN; translated protein: MHVVFRESRGLEETATPRDIGQDPADLVVLSYSDSDLAAFAAGWRRGRSSLPSLRLANLAELRHPLSVDTYIERTLSQARGILVRLIGGESYWPYGLAALQQLARDRGIVLAVLPADGRDDMRLDAYSTLPVSTLRRLKVLCDTGGPVAAQAAIAQLALASGLYAGPVVGEMTVPEMGFYDPARGVIAAPVGGEGRPRALVTFYRSYLTAADTGPVDALIAALRAKGFEAYGAFVTSLKAAGVADWLRAHLAQNPAAAIVNATAFSALGDDGATPFDAASCPVFQVALSTARREDWADSLRGLSPGDLAMHVVLPEVDGRLFAGVVSFKSAAERDPDLQFSHLAHRPDEERVSAVAARVAAWRRLAEKPAGKKRLAIVLSNYPGRPHQIAHAVGLDALASVEALISDLSEAGFDVAPVEALGETLLKQSLSWSLADYRTALPRLPQSLQDDVAQAWGVPEHDPSCRDGAFHFAAIACGRSIIAVQPERGDAATRDAEYHDLARTPRHAYVAFYLWLREQGTDAVVHMGAHGTLEWLPGKSVALSQACWPEALIGDRPVIYPFIVNDPGEAAQAKRRIGAVSIGHLPPPLEQSAVPEGLRRLERLLDEYSTADGLDPARRQRLIAAIRDEARAAGLEDDLGLDASAAPAEAIPRIDRFVCDLKESQFGDGLHVFGRGACGEAERDALRAALAGQRVAPGPSGSPYRGRQDVLPTGRNLFAVDPRAVPTPSAHAQGIRLAEELLRRHLQDHGDWPKGLVVDLWGSATMRTAGEEFAMALHLAGLAPRWDHASGRVTGYDIIAPAELGRPRIDVTLRVSGLFRDVFSGLAQLFEAGAEALASREDEGDENPYRHRASRVFAPRPGQYGVGLSAIPDAFTPETRDAAGEAWLSASSWAFQADGAMQPDRAGIEQRLASADAFVHVQDLPETDLLLAADYAAHEAGIAAAAAHLGAAEPSLYHLDTTRPDQPHARTLTEEISRVVRARAANPAWIAGMMRHGFRGAAEIVATLEHMAAFAHLADAVPPHLFDLYYDATLGNDDVRGFMARENPAALAAMETCFTRLHEASLWRTRRNSIAAALREAS
- the cobW gene encoding cobalamin biosynthesis protein CobW, yielding MNSLAKVPVTVVTGFLGSGKTTLIQHLLANPGGKKLAVLVNEFGSEGVDGEILKSCADANCPEENIVELANGCICCTVADDFIPTMEQLLARPVKPDHILIETSGLALPKPLLKAFDWPEIRSRITVDGVIALADAEAVAAGRFAPDPAAVEAQRAADENLDHETPLSEVFEDQIACADIVLLTKADLAGTAGIEAAKAAITAEMPRPVPMLPVTDGAIDARVILGLGAAAENDLAARPSHHDGEEEHEHDDFASVVIDLPEVSDIDALVASVQKLAREQNVLRTKGYIAVAGKPMRLLLQAVGERVRHQFDRPWGAGVRRSKLVVIGEHGDIDEAAIKAGLGL
- the cobO gene encoding cob(I)yrinic acid a,c-diamide adenosyltransferase, encoding MTPEPETQTGEETDARHAQKMAKKKAARDKIMATKSGEKGLIIVHTGAGKGKSSSAFGMIVRCVAHGFPCAVVQFIKGAWDTGERRLLTGHFGDLCQFHAMGEGFTWETQDRARDIAAARAGWEKAKELIRDPSLRMVVLDEINIALRYDYLDIADVVEFLTTQKPEMTHVVLTGRNAKDELIEIADLVTEMTLVKHPFRSGIKAQAGVEF
- a CDS encoding DUF1636 family protein yields the protein MTVTLHVCITCRAGQTLGEGETTPGKRLHGAILDAGVPDGVQVVPVECLSACSQGCSVALSAPGRWSYVYGRLSDANAHDVVAGAAAYAAAPDGLVPWRSRPEIFRKQSLARIPPIAVVPEAAE